From the genome of Brienomyrus brachyistius isolate T26 chromosome 8, BBRACH_0.4, whole genome shotgun sequence, one region includes:
- the synpra gene encoding synaptoporin isoform X5 has translation MRKRYGINYTSLQHFLSWERNFISRQVSSPFLPSRHVADIPASSGLVWTASTKRTATSASASTSPTPSAEFFVTVAVFAFLYSLLATVVYIFFQNKYRENNRGPLIDFIVTVIFSFMWLVSSSAWAKGLSDVKMATDPDEVLLLISACKVQANKCKSVHGPIWSGLNTSVVFGFLNFVLWAGNIWFVFKETGWHKSSQRYLSDSSEKRPSGFTQQPYNQGSSEQGNLNQSGGFSTQGDLGQQVTYGQVYDYATHGSTSLANQM, from the exons ATGAGGAAAAGATATGGCATAAATTATACCTCATTGCAGCATTTCTTGAGCTGGGAAAGAAACTTTATTTCAAGACAAGT CTCTTCGCCATTTTTGCCTTCGCGACATGTGGCGGATATTCCGGCCAGCTCCGGGTTAGTGTGGACTGCATCAACAAAACGGACAGCAACCTCAGCATCGGCGTCAACTTCGCCTACCCCTTCAG CTGAGTTCTTCGTCACTGTCGCTGTCTTTGCCTTCCTGTACTCTCTGCTGGCCACGGTGGTCTACATCTTCTTCCAGAACAAGTATCGCGAGAACAACAGAGGACCTCTCATT GATTTCATCGTGACTGTGATCTTCTCCTTCATGTGGCTGGTCAGCTCCTCCGCCTGGGCTAAGGGGCTTTCAGATGTCAAGATGGCAACGGACCCAGACGAGGTCTTGTTGCTGATATCGGCCTGTAAGGTGCAGGCTAACAAGTGCAAATCTGTGCATGGCCCCATCTGGTCAGGCCTGAACACCTCTGTG GTCTTTGGCTTCCTAAACTTTGTCCTCTGGGCTGGGAACATCTGGTTTGTCTTCAAGGAGACCGGATGGCACAAGTCAAGCCAGAGGTACCTGTCTGACTCCTCGGAGAAGCGGCCCAGTGGCTTTACCCAGCAGCCCTACAACCAAGGCAGCTCTGAGCAGGGCAACCTTAACCAATCAGGGGGCTTCAGCACTCAGGGGGACCTGGGCCAGCAGGTGACTTATGGCCAAGTGTACGACTACGCCACTCATGGGTCCACCTCATTGGCTAATCAGATGTAA
- the synpra gene encoding synaptoporin isoform X2, which yields MCMVIFAPLFAIFAFATCGGYSGQLRVSVDCINKTDSNLSIGVNFAYPFRLYQTYFDVPLCYGKTRERLFLIGDYSSSAEFFVTVAVFAFLYSLLATVVYIFFQNKYRENNRGPLIDFIVTVIFSFMWLVSSSAWAKGLSDVKMATDPDEVLLLISACKVQANKCKSVHGPIWSGLNTSVVFGFLNFVLWAGNIWFVFKETGWHKSSQRYLSDSSEKRPSGFTQQPYNQGSSEQGNLNQSGGFSTQGDLGQQVTYGQVYDYATHGSTSLANQM from the exons ATGTGTATGGTCATATTTGCTCCG CTCTTCGCCATTTTTGCCTTCGCGACATGTGGCGGATATTCCGGCCAGCTCCGGGTTAGTGTGGACTGCATCAACAAAACGGACAGCAACCTCAGCATCGGCGTCAACTTCGCCTACCCCTTCAG GTTGTACCAAACCTACTTCGATGTCCCACTGTGTTATGGTAAAACTCGGGAGCGCCTCTTCCTCATTGGGGACTACTCTTCCTCAGCTGAGTTCTTCGTCACTGTCGCTGTCTTTGCCTTCCTGTACTCTCTGCTGGCCACGGTGGTCTACATCTTCTTCCAGAACAAGTATCGCGAGAACAACAGAGGACCTCTCATT GATTTCATCGTGACTGTGATCTTCTCCTTCATGTGGCTGGTCAGCTCCTCCGCCTGGGCTAAGGGGCTTTCAGATGTCAAGATGGCAACGGACCCAGACGAGGTCTTGTTGCTGATATCGGCCTGTAAGGTGCAGGCTAACAAGTGCAAATCTGTGCATGGCCCCATCTGGTCAGGCCTGAACACCTCTGTG GTCTTTGGCTTCCTAAACTTTGTCCTCTGGGCTGGGAACATCTGGTTTGTCTTCAAGGAGACCGGATGGCACAAGTCAAGCCAGAGGTACCTGTCTGACTCCTCGGAGAAGCGGCCCAGTGGCTTTACCCAGCAGCCCTACAACCAAGGCAGCTCTGAGCAGGGCAACCTTAACCAATCAGGGGGCTTCAGCACTCAGGGGGACCTGGGCCAGCAGGTGACTTATGGCCAAGTGTACGACTACGCCACTCATGGGTCCACCTCATTGGCTAATCAGATGTAA
- the synpra gene encoding synaptoporin isoform X1, translated as MDTADQMMSVGTFRVLKSPLGFIRLLEWLFAIFAFATCGGYSGQLRVSVDCINKTDSNLSIGVNFAYPFRLYQTYFDVPLCYGKTRERLFLIGDYSSSAEFFVTVAVFAFLYSLLATVVYIFFQNKYRENNRGPLIDFIVTVIFSFMWLVSSSAWAKGLSDVKMATDPDEVLLLISACKVQANKCKSVHGPIWSGLNTSVVFGFLNFVLWAGNIWFVFKETGWHKSSQRYLSDSSEKRPSGFTQQPYNQGSSEQGNLNQSGGFSTQGDLGQQVTYGQVYDYATHGSTSLANQM; from the exons CTCTTCGCCATTTTTGCCTTCGCGACATGTGGCGGATATTCCGGCCAGCTCCGGGTTAGTGTGGACTGCATCAACAAAACGGACAGCAACCTCAGCATCGGCGTCAACTTCGCCTACCCCTTCAG GTTGTACCAAACCTACTTCGATGTCCCACTGTGTTATGGTAAAACTCGGGAGCGCCTCTTCCTCATTGGGGACTACTCTTCCTCAGCTGAGTTCTTCGTCACTGTCGCTGTCTTTGCCTTCCTGTACTCTCTGCTGGCCACGGTGGTCTACATCTTCTTCCAGAACAAGTATCGCGAGAACAACAGAGGACCTCTCATT GATTTCATCGTGACTGTGATCTTCTCCTTCATGTGGCTGGTCAGCTCCTCCGCCTGGGCTAAGGGGCTTTCAGATGTCAAGATGGCAACGGACCCAGACGAGGTCTTGTTGCTGATATCGGCCTGTAAGGTGCAGGCTAACAAGTGCAAATCTGTGCATGGCCCCATCTGGTCAGGCCTGAACACCTCTGTG GTCTTTGGCTTCCTAAACTTTGTCCTCTGGGCTGGGAACATCTGGTTTGTCTTCAAGGAGACCGGATGGCACAAGTCAAGCCAGAGGTACCTGTCTGACTCCTCGGAGAAGCGGCCCAGTGGCTTTACCCAGCAGCCCTACAACCAAGGCAGCTCTGAGCAGGGCAACCTTAACCAATCAGGGGGCTTCAGCACTCAGGGGGACCTGGGCCAGCAGGTGACTTATGGCCAAGTGTACGACTACGCCACTCATGGGTCCACCTCATTGGCTAATCAGATGTAA
- the synpra gene encoding synaptoporin isoform X4, producing MSRDQTAAGTAHLYSSACPEIRQQQAQPIFTALHVPRSDSSRLYQTYFDVPLCYGKTRERLFLIGDYSSSAEFFVTVAVFAFLYSLLATVVYIFFQNKYRENNRGPLIDFIVTVIFSFMWLVSSSAWAKGLSDVKMATDPDEVLLLISACKVQANKCKSVHGPIWSGLNTSVVFGFLNFVLWAGNIWFVFKETGWHKSSQRYLSDSSEKRPSGFTQQPYNQGSSEQGNLNQSGGFSTQGDLGQQVTYGQVYDYATHGSTSLANQM from the exons ATGTCCCGAGATCAGACAGCAGCAGGCACAGCCCATCTTTACAGCTCTGCATGTCCTGAGATCAGACAGCAGCAGGCACAGCCCATCTTTACAGCCCTGCATGTCCCGAGATCAGACAGCAGCAG GTTGTACCAAACCTACTTCGATGTCCCACTGTGTTATGGTAAAACTCGGGAGCGCCTCTTCCTCATTGGGGACTACTCTTCCTCAGCTGAGTTCTTCGTCACTGTCGCTGTCTTTGCCTTCCTGTACTCTCTGCTGGCCACGGTGGTCTACATCTTCTTCCAGAACAAGTATCGCGAGAACAACAGAGGACCTCTCATT GATTTCATCGTGACTGTGATCTTCTCCTTCATGTGGCTGGTCAGCTCCTCCGCCTGGGCTAAGGGGCTTTCAGATGTCAAGATGGCAACGGACCCAGACGAGGTCTTGTTGCTGATATCGGCCTGTAAGGTGCAGGCTAACAAGTGCAAATCTGTGCATGGCCCCATCTGGTCAGGCCTGAACACCTCTGTG GTCTTTGGCTTCCTAAACTTTGTCCTCTGGGCTGGGAACATCTGGTTTGTCTTCAAGGAGACCGGATGGCACAAGTCAAGCCAGAGGTACCTGTCTGACTCCTCGGAGAAGCGGCCCAGTGGCTTTACCCAGCAGCCCTACAACCAAGGCAGCTCTGAGCAGGGCAACCTTAACCAATCAGGGGGCTTCAGCACTCAGGGGGACCTGGGCCAGCAGGTGACTTATGGCCAAGTGTACGACTACGCCACTCATGGGTCCACCTCATTGGCTAATCAGATGTAA
- the synpra gene encoding synaptoporin isoform X3 yields the protein MSRDQTAAGTAHLYSPACPKIRQQQAQPIFTALHVPRSDSSRLYQTYFDVPLCYGKTRERLFLIGDYSSSAEFFVTVAVFAFLYSLLATVVYIFFQNKYRENNRGPLIDFIVTVIFSFMWLVSSSAWAKGLSDVKMATDPDEVLLLISACKVQANKCKSVHGPIWSGLNTSVVFGFLNFVLWAGNIWFVFKETGWHKSSQRYLSDSSEKRPSGFTQQPYNQGSSEQGNLNQSGGFSTQGDLGQQVTYGQVYDYATHGSTSLANQM from the exons ATGTCCCGAGATCAGACAGCAGCAGGTACAGCCCATCTTTACAGCCCTGCATGTCCCAAGATCAGACAGCAGCAGGCACAGCCCATCTTTACAGCCCTGCATGTCCCGAGATCAGACAGCAGCAG GTTGTACCAAACCTACTTCGATGTCCCACTGTGTTATGGTAAAACTCGGGAGCGCCTCTTCCTCATTGGGGACTACTCTTCCTCAGCTGAGTTCTTCGTCACTGTCGCTGTCTTTGCCTTCCTGTACTCTCTGCTGGCCACGGTGGTCTACATCTTCTTCCAGAACAAGTATCGCGAGAACAACAGAGGACCTCTCATT GATTTCATCGTGACTGTGATCTTCTCCTTCATGTGGCTGGTCAGCTCCTCCGCCTGGGCTAAGGGGCTTTCAGATGTCAAGATGGCAACGGACCCAGACGAGGTCTTGTTGCTGATATCGGCCTGTAAGGTGCAGGCTAACAAGTGCAAATCTGTGCATGGCCCCATCTGGTCAGGCCTGAACACCTCTGTG GTCTTTGGCTTCCTAAACTTTGTCCTCTGGGCTGGGAACATCTGGTTTGTCTTCAAGGAGACCGGATGGCACAAGTCAAGCCAGAGGTACCTGTCTGACTCCTCGGAGAAGCGGCCCAGTGGCTTTACCCAGCAGCCCTACAACCAAGGCAGCTCTGAGCAGGGCAACCTTAACCAATCAGGGGGCTTCAGCACTCAGGGGGACCTGGGCCAGCAGGTGACTTATGGCCAAGTGTACGACTACGCCACTCATGGGTCCACCTCATTGGCTAATCAGATGTAA